From the Bacillaceae bacterium S4-13-56 genome, one window contains:
- a CDS encoding L-threonylcarbamoyladenylate synthase: protein MGTTKWNVTTDLTPNDKNNINQAAQHVQMGDVIAFPTETVYGLGADATNPLAIKKIYEAKGRPSDNPLIVHVAQKEDLLLVAANIPSLAESIIDAFMPGPLTLILPSNGQAAENVTAGLSTVGVRIPDHPVALEFIKACGCPIAAPSANRSGRPSPTTAQHVLLDLDGKIAGILDGGPAGVGVESTVLDVTGEIPEILRPGGVTREEIEKVIGTIVLDPSLTEEKEKPKSPGMKYTHYAPEVPLYIVDGPFSWVDQKIEELHQQGKRVGFITADEHLMKIPNDGSPPEDWNVEQILSYGSSKRPEDIAKNLYSTLRSFSRERVDVILCEPVLPVGIGVAVMNRLEKAATGVWMA, encoded by the coding sequence ATGGGAACAACCAAATGGAACGTAACAACTGACTTAACGCCTAACGACAAAAACAACATCAACCAAGCCGCCCAACACGTTCAAATGGGGGACGTCATCGCCTTTCCAACCGAAACCGTCTATGGGCTAGGAGCAGACGCCACCAACCCCCTTGCGATAAAAAAAATATACGAGGCAAAAGGTCGCCCATCTGATAACCCTCTCATTGTACACGTTGCTCAAAAAGAGGACCTACTGTTGGTTGCGGCAAACATTCCCTCACTGGCCGAGAGCATAATCGACGCCTTTATGCCTGGCCCATTGACTTTAATTCTGCCAAGCAATGGACAAGCAGCAGAGAATGTGACTGCCGGGTTATCTACAGTCGGAGTGCGGATACCTGATCATCCAGTTGCTTTGGAATTCATTAAAGCCTGTGGATGCCCCATTGCTGCCCCAAGTGCCAACCGTTCTGGACGTCCAAGTCCAACAACAGCACAACATGTCCTGCTTGATTTGGACGGAAAAATAGCTGGAATTCTTGATGGAGGTCCAGCGGGAGTCGGTGTAGAATCAACCGTGTTAGATGTTACTGGAGAGATTCCGGAAATTCTTCGTCCGGGTGGTGTCACTCGCGAAGAAATTGAAAAAGTGATCGGAACCATTGTACTCGATCCATCGTTGACAGAGGAGAAAGAAAAGCCTAAATCACCTGGAATGAAATACACTCACTATGCCCCAGAAGTTCCCTTATATATAGTAGATGGCCCCTTCTCATGGGTTGATCAAAAGATAGAGGAGCTTCATCAGCAAGGAAAAAGAGTAGGGTTCATTACCGCTGATGAACATTTAATGAAAATCCCGAACGACGGAAGTCCCCCCGAGGACTGGAACGTAGAGCAAATCTTGTCCTACGGCTCATCTAAACGGCCAGAAGATATAGCCAAAAATCTTTATTCTACCTTGAGGAGTTTTTCCAGGGAAAGGGTGGATGTGATTCTTTGTGAACCTGTTTTACCGGTGGGTATTGGGGTTGCTGTGATGAATCGTTTGGAGAAGGCTGCGACGGGAGTTTGGATGGCATAG
- the spoIIR gene encoding stage II sporulation protein R produces MVRKGIFLLIILAIGITVFPYKGQGYSGEDYKVIPDEAIRLRILANSNADDDQDLKRKIRDHVNAQITEWVAEIDDLEEARQVIRDHISEVEVAVQEVMEQEGKVQDFSVKFDRVDFPTKLYGPYLYPAGEYEALLITIGEGKGANWWCVLFPPLCFLDFANGTSINPVEAYPERELSTKVKVKFLALEWYSKFFG; encoded by the coding sequence ATGGTACGAAAGGGAATTTTTTTATTAATTATTCTAGCAATCGGGATTACCGTTTTCCCATATAAAGGACAAGGTTATAGCGGAGAGGATTATAAAGTCATACCAGATGAAGCAATCCGACTTCGGATACTTGCTAATAGCAACGCGGATGATGACCAGGATCTCAAGCGCAAAATCCGAGATCACGTAAATGCACAAATTACGGAGTGGGTGGCAGAGATAGATGATCTAGAAGAGGCCCGTCAAGTGATTCGTGACCATATTTCCGAAGTGGAAGTGGCTGTGCAAGAAGTAATGGAGCAGGAAGGGAAAGTACAAGACTTTAGCGTCAAATTTGACCGAGTAGATTTTCCAACAAAATTGTATGGACCATATCTTTACCCGGCAGGAGAATATGAAGCACTTTTAATTACCATAGGTGAAGGAAAGGGAGCCAACTGGTGGTGCGTATTGTTTCCACCCCTCTGTTTCCTTGATTTTGCAAATGGCACATCCATTAATCCAGTGGAAGCTTATCCAGAACGTGAGTTATCCACAAAAGTAAAAGTTAAATTTTTAGCCTTAGAATGGTATTCAAAATTCTTCGGCTAA
- the prmC gene encoding peptide chain release factor N(5)-glutamine methyltransferase — MHWKTNFEARRWASLFLQQHNREPLVADLLLQHLLKKNRAQMLASWHDAISDTVGAEYERLIRSHALDGVPIQHMIGHTEFFGREFKVNKDVLIPRPETEELIVETKKRLLSKNHFAKKVDGSGKHLERLNSGNKKELTRINTKLTGVDVGTGSGIIAITLALECPNIKMTATDISEAALIVAKDNASELKANIEFCHGDLLEPLIESGQKVDLVISNPPYIPESERELLSDVVVNHEPSLALFAEDNGLAIYKKLLEQIPFVIDGEALIAFEIGHDQGETVPELIKNQFPDSNLEVVRDINGKDRMVFAWVSN, encoded by the coding sequence ATGCACTGGAAAACCAACTTCGAAGCCCGCCGCTGGGCTTCTCTTTTTTTACAACAGCATAACCGCGAACCGCTAGTTGCCGACCTACTCCTCCAACATCTTTTGAAAAAAAACCGCGCCCAAATGCTCGCCTCCTGGCATGATGCAATCTCCGACACGGTTGGTGCGGAGTATGAACGTTTGATTCGCTCCCATGCCTTAGACGGAGTCCCCATTCAGCACATGATCGGCCACACCGAGTTTTTCGGCCGGGAGTTCAAGGTAAACAAAGACGTACTCATCCCACGCCCAGAAACAGAGGAACTGATTGTGGAAACGAAGAAACGACTCTTATCAAAAAATCATTTTGCAAAGAAAGTGGATGGAAGCGGCAAGCATTTAGAAAGATTAAACTCTGGAAACAAAAAGGAATTAACTAGAATCAATACGAAGTTAACTGGAGTCGACGTTGGAACAGGCAGCGGTATTATAGCCATCACTTTGGCATTAGAATGCCCAAATATAAAAATGACCGCGACTGACATCTCTGAAGCAGCACTGATAGTAGCAAAAGATAACGCATCAGAACTAAAAGCCAATATAGAGTTTTGTCACGGGGATTTACTTGAACCATTAATAGAAAGCGGACAAAAAGTGGACCTTGTCATTTCAAACCCACCTTATATCCCAGAATCCGAGCGAGAATTATTATCTGACGTTGTCGTGAACCATGAGCCGTCACTAGCATTATTTGCTGAAGACAATGGACTAGCTATTTATAAGAAACTATTGGAACAAATTCCTTTTGTCATTGACGGTGAAGCCCTCATCGCCTTTGAAATTGGTCATGACCAAGGGGAGACTGTTCCCGAATTAATAAAGAATCAATTTCCGGATTCCAACCTTGAAGTTGTCCGCGACATCAACGGCAAGGACCGCATGGTGTTTGCTTGGGTTTCTAATTAG
- the prfA gene encoding peptide chain release factor 1, giving the protein MIDRIQSLEDRYEKLNELLSDPEVISDTKKLREYSKEQSELQAVVEAYREYKEVSEGLKDAKEMLDGESDADMREMVKQEISELADRKEELEEQMKILLLPKDPNDDKNVIMEVRGAAGGDEAALFANTLYRMYSRYAEEQGWKTEVIEANQTELGGYKEIIFMITGKGAYSKLKYESGAHRVQRVPETESGGRIHTSTATVVALPEAEEVEVDIHEKDIRVDTFASSGPGGQSVNTTMSAVRLTHVPTGIVVSCQDEKSQIKNKEKAMKVLRARVYDKFQREAQEKYDETRKSAVGSGDRSERIRTYNYPQNRVTDHRIGLTIQKLDQIVEGKISEIIDTLIIEEQTAKLKEIGEA; this is encoded by the coding sequence ATGATTGATCGTATACAATCACTAGAAGACCGTTATGAAAAACTAAATGAACTACTTAGCGACCCCGAGGTCATTAGCGATACAAAAAAACTGCGCGAGTACTCTAAAGAACAATCCGAGCTGCAAGCAGTTGTCGAAGCATACCGTGAGTACAAAGAGGTATCAGAAGGACTGAAAGATGCCAAAGAAATGCTAGATGGAGAAAGCGACGCTGACATGCGTGAAATGGTCAAGCAAGAAATTAGTGAGCTGGCCGATCGCAAAGAAGAACTCGAAGAACAAATGAAAATTCTTCTTTTGCCGAAGGATCCTAACGATGATAAGAACGTAATCATGGAGGTACGTGGAGCAGCTGGTGGAGACGAAGCAGCTCTTTTTGCCAACACTCTATACCGCATGTACTCCCGCTATGCCGAAGAACAAGGCTGGAAAACCGAAGTCATCGAAGCCAACCAAACCGAACTTGGCGGATATAAAGAGATTATTTTTATGATCACAGGGAAAGGTGCCTACTCCAAACTGAAATATGAAAGCGGAGCCCACCGCGTACAACGCGTACCGGAAACGGAATCAGGCGGCCGTATCCATACATCAACAGCAACCGTAGTTGCTTTACCAGAGGCCGAAGAAGTCGAAGTCGATATCCACGAAAAAGATATCCGCGTCGACACCTTCGCATCCAGCGGACCAGGAGGACAAAGCGTTAACACCACCATGTCAGCCGTACGACTAACCCACGTCCCAACTGGCATCGTCGTCTCCTGTCAAGATGAAAAATCACAAATCAAAAACAAAGAAAAAGCCATGAAAGTACTTCGCGCAAGAGTCTATGATAAATTCCAACGCGAAGCCCAAGAAAAATATGACGAAACTAGAAAATCAGCCGTCGGATCAGGAGATCGTTCCGAACGCATTCGCACATATAACTACCCACAAAACCGTGTCACCGACCACCGAATCGGCCTGACCATTCAAAAACTCGACCAAATCGTCGAAGGAAAAATCTCAGAAATCATCGACACACTCATCATCGAAGAACAAACTGCCAAACTAAAAGAAATAGGAGAAGCATAA
- a CDS encoding YitT family protein: MKIVRERALFYVIGIVIMTLGIGVLIQSSMGTSPFDALLVGLYRTVGLTVGSWEIILGVAMVLINAMIKKRRPNYLAIGTSVITGICIDMWLLLLRGWLIPSFWVEQWLFMFLGIILSGIGVATYLQAKFAPIPMDEMMLVIREVTGKNLAHSRILINIVLVALALIFNGPIGIGTVIIALSSGYVINYLMPFAETFYKKTTIRTTSLQKNIS, translated from the coding sequence ATGAAGATTGTACGAGAGAGAGCTTTGTTTTATGTGATTGGTATTGTCATTATGACTCTCGGTATTGGAGTTCTCATTCAGTCTTCTATGGGCACATCCCCTTTTGATGCGTTACTAGTAGGGCTATATCGAACAGTTGGGCTTACAGTTGGTAGCTGGGAGATAATTTTGGGAGTTGCCATGGTTTTAATAAATGCGATGATAAAGAAACGTCGGCCTAATTATTTGGCCATTGGAACATCTGTTATTACTGGAATTTGTATTGATATGTGGCTCCTTTTGTTAAGAGGGTGGCTTATCCCAAGCTTTTGGGTTGAACAATGGCTGTTCATGTTTTTAGGAATTATTTTAAGCGGAATTGGAGTTGCTACTTATCTACAAGCAAAATTTGCACCAATTCCAATGGATGAAATGATGCTCGTCATTAGGGAAGTAACAGGGAAAAATCTTGCTCACTCACGAATTCTCATTAATATTGTCCTAGTAGCGTTGGCTCTCATTTTTAATGGACCTATTGGAATTGGCACAGTAATCATTGCCCTTAGCAGTGGATATGTCATTAATTACTTAATGCCCTTTGCTGAGACCTTTTATAAGAAAACAACGATTAGAACTACTTCCCTACAGAAAAACATATCGTAG
- a CDS encoding GNAT family N-acetyltransferase: protein MADMGSLDLEMKSGRHYRLRSAKPKDAASILKHSRKVMMNTDFLLTTAEEMNYVPLKKEKEWIKSILYHPNKLAIIAEIDEGIIGFLDFHGGHQLRTVHQGEFGMSVDENFRGEGIGRSLVSTMIDWATAHPILEKINLEVFHNNIPAIHLYKSIGFEEEGRRKKQVKIEDEYFDLISMAKFL, encoded by the coding sequence ATGGCTGATATGGGGAGTTTGGATTTAGAGATGAAGTCAGGACGGCATTACCGTCTTCGTTCAGCAAAACCAAAAGATGCAGCTTCTATTCTTAAACATAGTCGGAAAGTGATGATGAACACGGATTTTTTACTTACAACTGCTGAGGAAATGAATTATGTTCCTTTGAAAAAAGAAAAAGAATGGATCAAGTCGATCCTCTATCATCCAAACAAGCTTGCGATTATTGCAGAAATCGATGAAGGAATCATTGGTTTCCTTGATTTTCACGGTGGCCATCAACTACGTACCGTTCACCAAGGGGAATTCGGGATGAGTGTTGATGAAAACTTTCGTGGCGAAGGAATCGGGCGCTCCCTTGTTTCCACAATGATTGATTGGGCAACTGCACATCCCATTTTAGAAAAAATCAATCTTGAAGTTTTCCATAACAATATACCTGCCATTCATTTATATAAAAGTATCGGTTTCGAGGAAGAAGGAAGGCGTAAGAAACAAGTCAAAATTGAGGACGAATATTTTGACCTTATTTCCATGGCGAAATTCCTTTAG
- a CDS encoding sigma-70 family RNA polymerase sigma factor: MNRAERGIEWIQEQEPDDILEVIMNEYGPDLMKLAYTYVHDWAKAEDLVQDVFITSYEKLTSFRGESSLKTWLHRVTINKCKDSLKSWSFRNIRSGFDEYYQSTRSTTPTPEQDLIKKDEDSFLADCIMKLPMKYREVILLYYYSELDTEEIAAALKVNSKTIRTRMRRARNLLKDMYEEAGING, encoded by the coding sequence ATGAACCGGGCAGAGAGAGGCATTGAGTGGATCCAAGAACAAGAGCCAGATGATATTTTAGAAGTTATTATGAATGAATATGGTCCTGATTTAATGAAGCTTGCCTATACCTATGTACATGATTGGGCAAAAGCAGAGGACTTGGTTCAGGACGTTTTTATAACAAGTTATGAGAAACTAACTTCTTTTCGTGGAGAATCATCTCTAAAAACCTGGCTCCATCGTGTGACCATTAATAAATGTAAGGACTCTTTAAAATCCTGGTCTTTTCGAAATATACGGTCCGGTTTTGATGAATACTACCAATCCACAAGGAGTACAACCCCGACTCCTGAACAGGATTTGATAAAAAAGGATGAAGATTCATTTTTAGCAGATTGTATCATGAAACTTCCAATGAAATATCGGGAAGTCATTTTACTATATTATTATTCCGAGTTGGATACAGAGGAAATTGCCGCGGCCTTAAAGGTCAATTCCAAGACGATTCGGACTCGAATGCGCCGAGCGAGAAATCTTTTAAAGGATATGTATGAGGAGGCCGGCATCAATGGATGA
- a CDS encoding thymidine kinase encodes MYVMKQSGWVEVICGSMFSGKSEELIRRVRRATYGNLSVRVFKPIIDNRYSKDSIVSHNGTSILARPVEKAADILDYIDETVDVVGIDEVQFFDNAVVDIAEQLADQGYRVLVAGLDTDFRGEPFGPVPRLMALAESVTKLQAICPVCGSPASRTQRLINGEPASYDDPIILVGASESYEPRCRHHHEVPNKPRLVVFAERE; translated from the coding sequence ATGTACGTCATGAAACAAAGTGGTTGGGTAGAAGTGATTTGTGGGAGTATGTTTTCTGGAAAATCAGAGGAGCTTATTCGTAGGGTACGCAGAGCAACTTATGGTAATTTATCCGTTAGGGTTTTCAAGCCTATAATAGATAATCGATATTCCAAAGACTCCATCGTTTCACATAACGGAACGTCTATCCTAGCTCGTCCCGTAGAAAAGGCAGCAGATATTCTTGATTATATTGATGAGACTGTGGATGTAGTCGGAATTGATGAAGTCCAATTTTTTGATAATGCGGTTGTTGACATTGCAGAGCAACTCGCAGACCAAGGTTACCGAGTTCTCGTAGCTGGTCTCGATACCGATTTTCGTGGAGAGCCATTTGGCCCAGTTCCCCGTTTAATGGCTCTTGCAGAATCAGTAACGAAGCTTCAAGCAATCTGTCCGGTATGCGGATCACCTGCTAGTCGTACGCAACGTCTAATAAATGGAGAACCAGCTTCTTATGACGATCCAATCATCCTAGTAGGTGCTTCTGAATCATACGAGCCTCGCTGTCGTCATCACCATGAGGTGCCAAACAAGCCCAGGCTAGTCGTGTTTGCAGAAAGAGAATAG
- a CDS encoding type B 50S ribosomal protein L31 encodes MREGIHPNYRKVVFLDTSSDYKFLSGSTKYSDETIEWEDGNTYPLIRVEISSASHPFYTGKQKADQAGGRVDRFKKKYNMK; translated from the coding sequence ATGAGAGAAGGAATTCATCCAAACTACCGTAAAGTAGTATTCCTTGATACTAGTTCGGACTACAAATTCTTAAGCGGATCAACAAAGTATTCTGATGAAACTATTGAATGGGAAGATGGTAACACATACCCATTAATCCGCGTGGAGATTAGTTCAGCTTCACATCCGTTCTACACTGGTAAGCAAAAAGCTGACCAAGCTGGTGGCCGTGTAGATCGCTTTAAGAAAAAATACAACATGAAATAA
- the rho gene encoding transcription termination factor Rho, which yields MALSISQLETMNLKELYTLAREYRVSYYAKLTKRELIFSILKAEAEKDGFLFMDGILEIISSEGFGFLRPINYAPSSEDIYISASQIRRFDLRNGDKVSGKVRPPKENERYYGLLHVDAVNGEDPEVAKERVHFPALTPLYPDRRIKLETESKKISTRIMDIMSPVGFGQRGLIVAPPKAGKTMLLKEIAHSISVNHPDAKLIILLVDERPEEVTDIERSVHDGVDVVSSTFDEVPENHIKVSELVLERAMRLVEHKRDVVILMDSITRLARAYNLVIPPSGRTLSGGIDPAAFHRPKRFFGAARNIEEGGSLTILATTLVETGSRMDDVIYEEFKGTGNMELHLDRALAERRIFPAINILRSGTRKEELLISKEHLDKMWTIRKTMNDSPDFTERFLRRLKLSENNEEFFQMMDEEMKGKTNKRRV from the coding sequence ATGGCTTTATCGATTTCGCAGTTAGAAACAATGAACTTAAAGGAGTTGTATACTCTGGCGCGAGAATACAGAGTCTCCTACTATGCAAAGTTAACCAAACGCGAACTTATTTTTTCTATTCTAAAGGCTGAGGCTGAGAAAGATGGATTTTTATTTATGGATGGAATTTTAGAGATTATTTCATCGGAAGGTTTTGGATTTTTACGACCGATCAATTATGCTCCAAGCTCGGAGGATATTTATATTTCGGCTTCTCAAATCCGGCGTTTTGATTTAAGAAATGGGGATAAGGTGTCTGGTAAGGTTCGTCCTCCTAAAGAAAATGAAAGGTACTATGGCCTGCTTCATGTGGATGCTGTGAATGGAGAGGATCCTGAAGTTGCCAAAGAGCGTGTTCACTTTCCTGCATTAACTCCTCTTTATCCGGACCGTAGAATTAAACTAGAAACCGAGTCAAAGAAAATCTCTACTAGAATTATGGATATAATGTCTCCTGTTGGATTTGGTCAACGTGGATTGATCGTAGCTCCTCCAAAGGCTGGAAAAACGATGCTTCTAAAAGAAATCGCTCATAGTATTTCTGTGAACCACCCTGATGCTAAATTAATTATTCTTTTAGTAGATGAACGTCCTGAAGAGGTAACCGATATCGAGCGTTCCGTTCATGATGGAGTGGACGTGGTCAGCTCGACCTTTGATGAGGTTCCAGAAAATCATATAAAAGTATCTGAACTTGTTCTGGAACGTGCCATGCGCTTGGTAGAACACAAGCGTGACGTCGTTATCTTAATGGATAGTATTACGAGGTTGGCGCGTGCGTATAATTTGGTTATCCCTCCAAGTGGCCGTACATTATCTGGGGGGATTGATCCAGCTGCCTTCCACCGTCCAAAACGCTTCTTTGGTGCTGCAAGAAATATTGAAGAAGGTGGAAGTCTAACAATTCTTGCAACAACCCTTGTTGAAACAGGATCACGTATGGATGATGTTATTTACGAGGAATTTAAGGGAACAGGTAATATGGAGCTCCACCTTGATCGTGCTCTTGCTGAACGTCGTATCTTCCCAGCAATTAACATTCTACGTTCTGGCACAAGAAAAGAAGAGCTGTTAATTTCAAAGGAACACCTAGATAAGATGTGGACGATCCGCAAAACAATGAATGACTCTCCTGACTTTACAGAGCGGTTCCTTCGTCGTTTGAAATTATCGGAAAACAATGAAGAATTCTTCCAAATGATGGATGAGGAAATGAAGGGAAAAACGAATAAACGTCGTGTATAG
- the glpX gene encoding class II fructose-bisphosphatase: MERSLTMELVRVTEAAALASARWMGRGKKNEADDAATSAMRDVFDTVPMKGTVVIGEGEMDEAPMLYIGEKLGNGYGPRVDVAVDPLEGTNIVAQGTWNALAVLAVADHGKLLHAPDMYMEKIAVGPEAVGKIDINASVLENLQAVAKAKNKDVEDLVAVVLNRKRHEKLIQDIRDAGARIKLLSDGDVAAAINTAFDHTGVDILFGIGGAPEGVLAAVALKCLGGEIQGKLLPSNEEERLRCLEMGITDVNKVLYMDDFCGGDDCIFAATGVTDGELLRGVQFKATRGTTQSVVMRAKSGTVRFIDGNHSLKKKPNLVIRP; the protein is encoded by the coding sequence GTGGAAAGAAGTTTAACGATGGAGCTAGTTCGAGTAACCGAAGCAGCAGCCCTTGCTTCAGCACGTTGGATGGGGAGAGGAAAGAAAAATGAGGCAGATGATGCCGCAACCTCCGCCATGAGAGACGTGTTTGACACAGTTCCAATGAAGGGTACTGTAGTTATTGGTGAGGGAGAAATGGATGAAGCGCCCATGCTTTATATTGGGGAAAAGCTTGGGAATGGCTATGGTCCTCGAGTTGATGTGGCGGTAGATCCACTAGAAGGAACAAATATTGTTGCACAAGGAACATGGAATGCGTTAGCCGTTCTTGCCGTTGCAGATCATGGTAAACTACTACATGCGCCGGATATGTATATGGAGAAAATCGCAGTAGGACCAGAGGCAGTAGGTAAAATAGACATTAATGCATCTGTGTTAGAAAATCTTCAAGCAGTAGCCAAGGCTAAGAACAAAGATGTGGAAGACCTAGTAGCTGTTGTTTTAAATCGCAAACGTCATGAAAAACTGATTCAGGACATTCGTGATGCAGGAGCAAGAATTAAGCTCCTTTCAGACGGAGATGTAGCAGCCGCAATCAACACGGCCTTTGACCATACAGGAGTAGATATCTTGTTTGGAATTGGAGGAGCTCCAGAGGGAGTTTTAGCTGCTGTAGCATTGAAATGCCTAGGGGGAGAAATCCAAGGAAAACTACTTCCATCCAATGAAGAAGAACGACTCCGTTGTTTAGAAATGGGAATCACCGATGTGAACAAAGTTCTATACATGGACGATTTTTGTGGAGGAGATGACTGTATCTTTGCCGCAACAGGCGTAACAGATGGTGAGCTTCTAAGAGGTGTTCAATTCAAGGCAACTAGGGGAACTACACAGTCAGTGGTTATGAGAGCGAAATCAGGTACCGTTCGATTTATCGATGGAAACCATAGTTTGAAGAAGAAACCAAACCTCGTGATTCGGCCGTAA
- a CDS encoding UDP-N-acetylglucosamine 1-carboxyvinyltransferase has product MEKLLVEGGKPLRGKVRISGAKNSAVALLPAAILADSPVIIEGLPAISDVDILSELLEEIGGKVHKDGQTIHIDPSAMISMPLPNGRVKKLRASYYFMGAMLGRFKKAVIGLPGGCHLGPRPIDQHIKGFEALGAKVTNEQGAVYLRAEELKGARIYLDVVSVGATINIMLAAVRAKGKTIIENAAKEPEIIDVATLLTSMGAKIKGAGTDVIRIEGVDRLHGCQHTIIPDRIEAGTYTIIAAAMGEEVMIDNVIPQHLESLIAKLREAGVDIEDQDDQLIVRKIAPMKSVDIKTLVYPGFPTDLQQPITALLTQAHGTGVVTDTIYQARLKHIDELRRMNAQIKVEGGSAIISGPVKLEGAKVKASDLRAGAALIVAGLMAQGITEITGLDHIDRGYECIVEKLTNLGAVIWREKMTPEEIEQFQNS; this is encoded by the coding sequence ATGGAAAAACTGCTCGTTGAAGGAGGTAAGCCTTTGCGAGGCAAGGTGAGAATTAGTGGAGCAAAGAATAGTGCAGTGGCTTTACTGCCTGCAGCTATTTTAGCTGATTCCCCTGTCATAATTGAAGGATTACCTGCAATATCAGACGTTGACATTTTAAGTGAATTACTAGAAGAGATTGGTGGAAAAGTGCATAAAGATGGTCAAACGATACATATTGATCCATCAGCTATGATTTCCATGCCGCTACCAAATGGAAGAGTCAAAAAGCTACGTGCTTCTTATTATTTTATGGGAGCCATGCTTGGTAGGTTTAAAAAAGCTGTCATAGGATTACCTGGTGGATGCCATTTAGGACCAAGGCCTATAGACCAGCATATTAAAGGATTTGAAGCTCTTGGTGCCAAAGTAACGAATGAACAAGGCGCTGTTTATTTGCGTGCGGAAGAGTTAAAGGGTGCCCGTATTTATTTAGATGTAGTTAGTGTTGGTGCAACGATTAACATTATGTTAGCCGCTGTTCGTGCCAAAGGGAAAACCATTATTGAGAATGCTGCGAAAGAGCCGGAGATCATCGATGTGGCTACTCTCTTAACTAGCATGGGTGCAAAAATTAAAGGAGCTGGTACGGATGTGATCCGTATTGAAGGCGTTGATCGTCTTCATGGCTGTCAGCATACTATTATTCCTGATCGTATTGAAGCAGGTACGTACACAATCATTGCAGCGGCTATGGGGGAAGAGGTTATGATTGACAATGTTATTCCTCAGCATCTTGAATCCTTAATAGCTAAGCTGCGAGAAGCTGGAGTGGATATTGAGGATCAGGACGATCAATTGATTGTTCGCAAGATTGCTCCAATGAAAAGTGTAGATATTAAAACACTGGTCTATCCAGGTTTTCCAACGGACCTACAACAGCCTATTACGGCCCTCTTAACACAAGCTCATGGAACTGGAGTAGTTACGGATACGATTTACCAGGCTCGTCTGAAGCATATCGATGAGCTTAGACGCATGAATGCTCAGATCAAAGTGGAGGGTGGTTCTGCTATTATTTCAGGACCAGTGAAACTAGAAGGAGCAAAAGTAAAGGCCAGTGACCTGCGTGCGGGTGCAGCTCTTATAGTCGCCGGATTGATGGCGCAAGGAATTACTGAAATTACGGGGCTTGACCATATTGACCGTGGGTATGAGTGCATTGTAGAAAAGTTAACGAATTTGGGGGCTGTTATTTGGAGAGAGAAAATGACACCAGAGGAAATTGAACAATTTCAAAACTCTTAA